A genomic region of Miscanthus floridulus cultivar M001 chromosome 3, ASM1932011v1, whole genome shotgun sequence contains the following coding sequences:
- the LOC136547352 gene encoding xylulose kinase 2-like → MILVTSSTPVPAIGNKHPYPTEANGFDGPQSTPRLWIAARFPYISLGSVRSVAHSSVVVAPTLPLRVELPLLVVPSHLERILPGVREAAAMSGRGSLPEGSLFLGLDSSTQSLKATVLNNELTIVASEIVNFDSELPHYKTEGGVYRDPADDDHIFSPTIMWVEALELLLEKLKPKINFGKVVAVSGSGQQHGSVYWKKGSHAVLSSLDASKSLLSQLKDAFSTMNSPIWMDSSTTKQCREIENAVGGALELAKLTGSRAYERFTGPQIRKIYQTEPDVYEDTERISLVSSFMASILVGSYASIDETDGAGMNLMDINERTWSKSVLEATAPGLEAKLGNLAPAYSAAGRIAPYFVERFQFDKNCLVIQWSGDNPNSLAGLTLNTPGDLAISLGTSDTVFGITAEAKSSLEGHVFPNPVEPDGYMVMLCYKNGSLTREDVRNRYADKSWDVFNNYLEKTPPLNGGKLGFYYKDHEILPPLPVGFHRYAFENLNDVSSDTLLEREVEEFDPPSEVRAIIEGQMLSMRGHAERFGMPNPPKRIIATGGASSNESILKSIAQIFGCSVFTVQRPDSASLGAALRAAHGWLCNAQGSFLPISCLYQGNLEKTSLGSKLAVPAGDKEEDRELLQKYTLLMRKRMEIERRLVENIGRS, encoded by the exons ATGATCCTCGTGACCTCGTCTACCCCAGTACCAGCCATCGGTAACAAACATCCTTATCCGACGGAAGCCAACGGATTTGACGGTCCCCAGTCCACTCCTCGTCTTTGGATCGCCGCTCGCTTTCCATATATCTCTCTCGGCTCCGTTAGATCCGTAGCGCACTCGTCCGTCGTCGTCGCCCCCACTCTCCCTCTCCGCGTCGAACTCCCCTTGCTCGTAGTCCCGTCCCACTTGGAGCGAATTTTGCCGGGGGTGAGAGAGGCGGCGGCCATGTCGGGGCGAGGCTCTCTCCCGGAGGGCTCGCTCTTTCTTGGATTGGACAGCTCCACTCA ATCGCTGAAAGCTACGGTGCTCAACAATGAGTTAACGATTGTAGCCTCTGAAATCGTTAATTTTGACTCTGAATTGCCACACTACAAAACTGAAGGTGGGGTGTACCGAGACCCCGCAGATGATGACCACATTTTTTCACCAACCATTATGTGGGTGGAAGCTCTGGAGCTGCTGCTTGAGAAGCTAAAACCAAAGATCAACTTCGGTAAAGTAGTGGCTGTCTCAGGGAGTGGGCAGCAACATGGCAGTGTTTATTGGAAGAAGGGCAGCCATGCTGTGTTGTCCTCCTTGGATGCTAGTAAGAGCTTGTTATCGCAGCTCAAGGATGCATTTTCTACAATGAACTCACCGATATGGATGGATAGTAGCACAACCAAGCAATGCAGAGAAATAGAGAATGCAGTTGGAGGTGCACTGGAGTTAGCAAAACTGACAGGATCTCGTGCCTATGAAAGATTCACTGGCCCCCAGATAAGGAAGATCTATCAGACAGAGCCTGATGTTTATGAAGATACCGAGAGAATATCTTTGGTGAGCTCATTCATGGCATCTATCCTTGTTGGAAGCTATGCAAGTATTGATGAAACTGATGGTGCGGGGATGAACTTGATGGATATAAACGAAAGGACCTGGTCAAAGTCTGTTTTAGAG GCAACTGCTCCTGGACTTGAAGCAAAGCTTGGAAATCTAGCACCAGCGTATTCAGCTGCTGGCCGAATCGCTCCTTATTTTGTAGAAAG GTTTCAGTTTGATAAGAACTGTTTGGTCATTCAGTGGTCTGGAGACAATCCTAATAGCCTTGCAG GTTTAACTCTGAATACTCCTGGCGATCTTGCCATTAGCCTTGGTACTAGCGATACA GTATTCGGGATAACTGCAGAAGCTAAATCAAGCCTTGAAGGCCATGTTTTCCCCAACCCTGTTGAACCTGATGGTTATATGGTGATGCTATGCTACAAAAATGGCTCTTTGACCAGAGAAG ATGTGCGAAATCGGTATGCAGACAAATCATGGGATGTTTTTAACAATTATCTGGAGAAAACACCCCCTCTAAATG GTGGAAAGTTGGGATTCTACTACAAAGACCATGAAATCCTTCCACCACTTCCAG TGGGTTTCCATCGGTACGCCTTCGAAAACCTCAATGACGTCTCATCAGACACTCTGTTGGAGCGTGAAGTGGAAGAATTTGACCCACCCTCCGAG GTTCGTGCCATCATTGAGGGTCAAATGCTGTCGATGCGAGGCCATGCCGAGAGGTTTGGCATGCCGAACCCTCCCAAGCGGATCATAGCAACCGGAGGGGCATCCTCTAACGAAAGCATCCTCAAGTCAATCGCGCAGATCTTTGGCTGCTCTGTCTTCACAGTCCAGAGACCTG ATTCGGCTTCGCTGGGCGCGGCGCTGAGAGCTGCCCACGGATGGCTGTGCAACGCCCAAGGCAGCTTTCTCCCCATCTCGTGCTTGTACCAGGGCAACCTGGAGAAGACCTCCCTTGGCTCGAAGCTGGCGGTCCCAGCTGGCGACAAGGAGGAGGACCGGGAGCTCCTCCAGAAGTACACCCTCCTGATGAGGAAGAGGATGGAGATCGAGAGACGCCTGGTGGAGAATATCGGGCGATCGTAG